Proteins from a single region of Nomascus leucogenys isolate Asia chromosome 2, Asia_NLE_v1, whole genome shotgun sequence:
- the PCDHB4 gene encoding protocadherin beta-4, with translation MKKLGRIHPNRQVLAFILMVFLSQVRPEPIRYSVLEEIESGSFVAHLAKDLGLGIGELAARSARVVSDDDKQRLQLDRQSGDLLLREKLDREELCGPVEPCVLHFQVFLEMPVQFFQGELLIQDINDHSPVFPEREVLLKILENSQPGTLFPLLIAEDLDVGSNGLQKYTISPNSHFHILTRNHSEGKKYPDLVQDKPLDREEQPEFSLTLVALDGGSPPRSGTVMVRILIMDINDNAPEFVHTPYGVQVLENSPLDSPIIRVLATDVDAGNFGSVSYGLFQASDEIKQTFSINEFTGEILLKKQLDFEKIKSYHVEIEATDGGGLSGKGTVVIEVVDVNDNPPELIISSLTSSIPENAPETVVSIFRIRDRDSAENGKMICSIPDNLPFILKPTLKNFYTLVTERPLDRETSAEYNITITVTDLGTPRLKTQQTITVQVSDVNDNAPAFTQTSYTLFVRENNSPALHIGSVKATDRDSGTNAQVTYSLLPPQDPHLPLASLVSINADNGHLFALRSLDYEALQAFEFRVGATDRGSPALSSEALVRVLVLDANDNSPFVLYPLQNGSAPCTELVPRAAEPGYLVTKVVAVDGDSGQNAWLSYQLLKATEPGLFGVWAHNGEVRTTRLLSERDVAKHRLVVLVKDNGEPPRSATATLHVLLVDGFSQPYLPLPEAAPARAQADSLTVYLVVALASVSSLFLFSVLLFVAVRLCRRSRAASVGRCSVTEVPFPGHLVDVSGTGTLSQSYQYEVCLTGDSGTGEFKFLRPIFPNLLVQDTGREVKENPKFRNSLVFS, from the coding sequence ATGAAGAAGCTAGGGAGAATTCATCCAAACAGGCAAGTTTTGGCCTTTATTTTGATGGTGTTCTTGTCTCAGGTTCGCCCCGAGCCTATTCGTTATTCTGTGTTGGAGGAAATAGAGAGCGGCTCCTTTGTAGCCCATCTGGCCAAGGATCTGGGCCTGGGAATTGGGGAACTGGCCGCTCGGTCAGCCCGGGTGGTGTCTGATGATGACAAGCAGCGTTTGCAGCTGGATCGTCAGAGTGGAGATTTGCTTCTGAGGGAGAAACTAGACCGGGAAGAGCTCTGTGGTCCTGTTGAACCGTGTGTACTGCATTTCCAAGTGTTCCTGGAAATGCCAGTGCAATTTTTTCAAGGAGAATTATTGATCCAGGACATAAATGATCACTCTCCAGTATTCCCTGAAAGGGAAGTGCTCttgaaaatactagaaaatagCCAGCCGGGGACTCTATTTCCGTTGCTAATAGCTGAGGATTTGGATGTGGGCAGCAATGGTCTTCAAAAATACACAATCAGCCCCAATTCTCATTTTCACATTCTCACTAGAAATCATAGTGAGGGCAAGAAATACCCAGATTTGGTGCAGGACAAACCACTGGATCGAGAGGAGCAGCCTGAGTTCAGCTTAACCCTCGTGGCGCTGGATGGTGGGTCTCCACCTAGGTCTGGCACAGTCATGGTTCGAATCCTGATCATGGACATCAATGACAATGCTCCTGAGTTTGTGCACACTCCATATGGGGTGCAGGTCCTGGAAAACAGCCCCCTAGACTCTCCAATTATTAGGGTCTTAGCTACAGACGTAGATGCTGGAAACTTCGGGAGTGTTTCTTATGGCTTATTCCAAGCATCAGATGAAATTAAACAAACTTTCTCAATAAATGAATTCACGGGAGAAATACTATTGAAAAAACAATTGGATTTCGAAAAAATTAAATCTTACCATGTAGAAATTGAGGCCACAGATGGAGGAGGCCTTTCGGGGAAAGGCACTGTAGTCATAGAGGTGGTGGATGTGAACGACAATCCCCCAGAACTTATCATATCTTCGCTCACCAGCTCCATCCCAGAAAATGCTCCTGAGACGGTAGTCTCTATCTTCCGAATTCGAGATAGAGATTCCgcagaaaatggaaagatgatTTGCTCTATTCCAGATAATCTACCGTTTATTCTAAAACCAACTTTGAAGAATTTTTACACCCTGGTAACAGAGAGACCACTGGACAGAGAGACCAGCGCTGAGTACAACATCACCATCACCGTCACTGATTTGGGGACACCCAGGCTGAAAACCCAGCAGACCATAACCGTGCAGGTCTCCGACGTCAATGACAACGCCCCCGCCTTCACCCAAACCTCCTACACCCTGTTCGTCCGCGAGAACAACAGCCCCGCCCTGCACATCGGCAGTGTCAAGGCCACAGACAGAGACTCAGGCACCAACGCCCAGGTCACCTACTCGCTGCTGCCGCCCCAGGACCCGCACCTGCCCCTCGCCTCCCTGGTCTCCATCAACGCGGACAACGGCCACCTGTTCGCCCTCCGGTCGCTGGACTACGAGGCCCTGCAGGCGTTCGAGTTCCGCGTGGGCGCCACAGACCGCGGCTCCCCGGCGCTGAGCAGCGAGGCGCTGGTGCGCGTGCTGGTGCTGGACGCCAACGACAACTCGCCCTTCGTGCTGTACCCGCTGCAGAACGGCTCCGCGCCCTGCACCGAGCTGGTGCCCCGGGCGGCCGAGCCGGGCTACCTGGTGACCAAGGTGGTGGCGGTGGACGGCGACTCGGGCCAGAATGCCTGGCTGTCGTACCAGCTGCTCAAGGCCACGGAGCCCGGGCTGTTCGGTGTGTGGGCGCACAATGGCGAGGTGCGCACCACCAGGCTGCTGAGCGAGCGCGACGTGGCCAAGCACAGGCTGGTGGTGCTGGTCAAGGACAACGGCGAGCCTCCGCGCTCGGCCACCGCCACGCTGCACGTGCTCCTGGTGGACGGCTTCTCCCAGCCCTACCTGCCTCTCCCGGAGGCGGCCCCGGCCCGGGCCCAGGCCGACTCGCTCACCGTCTACCTGGTGGTGGCGTTGGCCTCGGTGtcgtctctcttcctcttttcggTGCTCCTGTTCGTGGCGGTGCGGCTGTGCAGGAGGAGCAGGGCGGCCTCGGTGGGTCGCTGCTCGGTGACCGAAGTCCCCTTTCCAGGGCATCTAGTGGACGTGAGCGGCACCGGGACCCTGTCCCAGAGCTACCAGTACGAGGTGTGTCTGACAGGAGACTCTGGGACTGGTGAGTTCAAGTTCCTGAGGCCAATATTTCCTAATCTCTTGGTTCAGGACACCGGGAGGGAAGTTAAGGAAAACCCCAAGTTCAGAAATAGCTTGGTATTCAGTTAA